One part of the Flavobacteriales bacterium genome encodes these proteins:
- a CDS encoding ATP-dependent Clp protease proteolytic subunit: MKSKFYISVTATSKTEAQVKIKGSISNWRNSSEDFEQKVDELVAKGVNNVTLYINSGGGSVFEANEIANIISKFPGTITAELGAICASAATIIAIKASKITMASNGQFMIHRPMVGVQGNEDELSSALKLLQTLQDNFLDQYAAKTGMSKETIADLWKTDYWMDAKEAKSKGFVDAIIGESENPDVEDIQALLSEKVYQNIPEALVAFAINPQSNTNQIKNTNMKVIALSLGLTPNANEQEVQAAITSLKAKADKADVYKTELDNLKETVQNEKVDTLIESAVKAKKINANQKELYKKAAKNDFDTTKAMLENMQATVVVSDHIEAITDSSKTLDDYTPSELEAMAENSPEAYDALVKKYTNS; encoded by the coding sequence ATGAAAAGCAAGTTTTACATATCAGTAACAGCAACTTCTAAAACAGAAGCGCAAGTTAAAATAAAGGGTTCAATTAGCAATTGGCGAAACTCTTCAGAAGACTTTGAACAAAAGGTGGATGAGTTAGTTGCTAAAGGAGTTAATAACGTTACCCTTTATATTAATAGTGGCGGCGGAAGTGTTTTTGAAGCCAATGAGATCGCTAATATTATTTCAAAGTTTCCTGGTACCATAACTGCTGAATTAGGAGCAATATGTGCTTCAGCTGCTACCATCATTGCAATTAAAGCTAGCAAAATAACAATGGCTTCTAATGGTCAGTTTATGATTCATCGACCAATGGTTGGTGTTCAAGGTAATGAGGATGAATTGTCCTCTGCTTTAAAGCTTTTACAAACATTACAGGATAATTTCTTGGACCAATACGCAGCTAAAACAGGCATGAGCAAAGAAACAATTGCTGATTTATGGAAAACAGATTATTGGATGGATGCCAAAGAGGCTAAATCAAAAGGCTTTGTCGATGCAATAATTGGAGAAAGTGAAAACCCTGATGTCGAAGATATACAAGCCTTACTTTCTGAAAAAGTATATCAAAACATTCCTGAAGCATTGGTTGCATTTGCTATTAATCCCCAATCAAACACAAATCAAATAAAAAATACAAATATGAAGGTAATTGCATTATCATTAGGCTTAACACCTAATGCCAACGAACAGGAAGTTCAGGCAGCAATAACATCACTTAAAGCAAAAGCAGATAAAGCAGATGTTTATAAAACTGAATTAGACAACTTAAAAGAGACAGTTCAAAACGAGAAAGTTGATACATTAATTGAGTCGGCTGTTAAAGCAAAAAAGATTAATGCTAATCAAAAAGAACTGTATAAAAAAGCTGCTAAAAATGATTTTGATACGACAAAAGCAATGCTTGAAAATATGCAAGCAACTGTTGTGGTAAGCGATCACATTGAAGCGATCACAGATTCAAGCAAAACTTTAGATGATTATACACCTTCTGAATTAGAGGCAATGGCAGAAAACAGCCCTGAAGCTTACGATGCCTTAGTTAAAAAATATACTAACTCATAA
- a CDS encoding YkgJ family cysteine cluster protein produces the protein MINHLVKAWYRVGFIIKPDLYAEKLKQSPWYFRLYHSYDIIRLKKSYKKQRKKQGAVNTMKEVYRTVDTYMADYIEQTQPTITCKKGCSFCCSKQVTVSDDEAKIIHNYILENNLKLDFDRAHSQASNKIKTPLKFKQCIFLNLNTNACNIYEVRPLSCRMLLASNDPMFCSEKQTKDQLFFILPKMENLKTAIWNSSIAGILPAMIMKQFLDEMDKKNK, from the coding sequence ATGATAAATCATTTAGTAAAGGCATGGTATCGAGTAGGTTTCATAATTAAACCTGATTTATATGCAGAAAAATTAAAGCAAAGTCCATGGTATTTCAGATTATACCATTCTTACGATATAATTAGGCTTAAAAAGTCGTATAAAAAACAGAGAAAAAAGCAAGGGGCAGTTAATACTATGAAAGAAGTTTATCGTACTGTTGACACCTATATGGCTGATTATATAGAACAAACTCAACCTACAATAACCTGTAAAAAAGGTTGTTCTTTTTGCTGTTCAAAACAAGTAACTGTTTCTGATGACGAAGCTAAGATTATACACAATTATATTTTGGAAAATAACTTAAAACTAGATTTTGATAGAGCTCACAGCCAAGCTAGTAATAAGATCAAAACTCCTTTAAAGTTCAAACAATGTATATTCCTTAATTTGAATACTAATGCATGTAACATATATGAAGTGAGACCTCTTAGTTGTAGAATGTTGTTAGCTTCAAATGACCCTATGTTTTGTTCAGAGAAGCAAACAAAAGATCAATTATTCTTTATATTACCTAAAATGGAAAACCTTAAAACAGCTATTTGGAACAGCTCTATTGCTGGGATTTTACCTGCTATGATTATGAAGCAATTTCTTGATGAAATGGACAAAAAAAATAAATAA
- a CDS encoding N-acetylmuramoyl-L-alanine amidase, translated as MKYLFNLIIMLGISLAVMGASTPNENPLKPKEMANIVILDAGHGGIHPITKQYVTKGKRSTILNNVYYEGVGNRDVVKRAAELLNKKGVDTLFTVAPDNYKDVSLSQRVKIANKHYLKHNKKPFLISVHSNGYKHSSAHGTEVFTSPGTTKSDSIATIWMEEFNKLFPDIRKRTDFDDGDIDKEAKFTIITKTKCPAILIESMFHTNKKECEILASEAGRQKIAQVICNTVLRV; from the coding sequence ATGAAATATTTATTCAACCTAATCATAATGCTAGGAATTTCCCTAGCAGTTATGGGAGCAAGTACTCCAAATGAAAATCCTTTAAAACCTAAAGAAATGGCAAATATTGTAATATTAGATGCTGGACACGGGGGCATTCACCCTATCACAAAACAATATGTGACTAAAGGAAAGCGCTCTACTATTTTAAATAATGTCTATTATGAAGGTGTAGGCAATCGGGATGTGGTTAAAAGAGCTGCTGAATTGCTTAATAAGAAAGGTGTAGATACATTGTTTACGGTTGCACCTGATAATTATAAGGATGTCAGCTTATCACAGCGTGTTAAAATAGCAAATAAACATTACTTAAAACACAATAAAAAACCTTTTTTAATATCAGTTCATAGTAATGGGTACAAACATAGTTCTGCGCATGGAACAGAGGTTTTTACTTCTCCAGGCACCACAAAATCCGATAGCATTGCAACAATATGGATGGAGGAATTTAACAAGCTATTTCCTGACATACGCAAGCGAACCGATTTTGATGATGGAGATATTGACAAAGAGGCAAAGTTTACAATTATAACCAAAACAAAGTGTCCTGCTATATTGATAGAATCTATGTTTCACACCAATAAAAAAGAGTGTGAAATACTAGCAAGTGAAGCTGGTCGACAGAAGATAGCACAAGTTATTTGTAACACCGTTTTAAGGGTTTAG
- a CDS encoding DUF1320 domain-containing protein, translating into MIFVTNGDIEVLIRADMLQHIIGTDSTLLNKAELAAIQKIRTYLKTRYDVNAVFAASGADRNELILIYTIDIMLYDLHSRINPRKIPDLRRTRYKEAMEWLKQVQQGELCAELPKAVNNNGQQIGSDDIKWGSNPKREHYF; encoded by the coding sequence ATGATTTTTGTTACAAATGGAGATATAGAGGTGTTAATCCGTGCAGATATGTTACAACATATTATTGGAACAGATAGCACTCTTTTAAATAAAGCTGAGTTAGCAGCAATACAGAAAATACGTACTTATTTAAAAACTAGATATGATGTAAACGCTGTATTTGCAGCATCAGGAGCAGATAGAAACGAGTTGATATTGATTTATACAATTGATATTATGTTGTATGATTTACATAGCCGAATTAATCCGAGAAAAATTCCTGATTTAAGACGTACGCGGTATAAAGAAGCAATGGAATGGTTAAAACAGGTTCAACAAGGTGAGTTATGCGCTGAACTCCCAAAAGCTGTCAACAATAATGGACAGCAAATTGGTTCTGATGATATTAAATGGGGAAGCAACCCCAAAAGAGAACATTATTTTTAA
- a CDS encoding DUF1804 family protein encodes MAKDKEKALARVYYIDNNLDSDVIASKLNVSKKTVDRWIISGNWKNLRLAKQVAPEKLQSFYEELLQELVKKRLELERTADSSSKEKVALSDEISKVSKSLEASRKSDKPSLTAVVHVIESFMNALLQHDRVTYFKILDFHINWLQQMAEKYG; translated from the coding sequence ATGGCAAAAGATAAGGAGAAGGCACTTGCAAGGGTTTATTACATTGATAATAACCTTGATTCGGATGTGATTGCCAGCAAATTAAATGTTTCAAAAAAAACGGTGGACCGTTGGATAATATCAGGCAATTGGAAAAATTTAAGATTAGCCAAGCAAGTTGCTCCTGAGAAACTTCAGTCCTTTTATGAAGAACTATTACAGGAATTAGTTAAAAAGCGTTTAGAACTAGAAAGGACTGCTGATTCATCGTCTAAAGAAAAGGTAGCGTTAAGTGATGAAATTTCTAAGGTTAGTAAATCATTAGAAGCATCAAGAAAAAGCGACAAACCCTCACTTACAGCAGTTGTACACGTTATTGAATCCTTTATGAATGCACTATTGCAACATGATAGAGTGACTTATTTTAAAATTCTTGACTTCCATATTAACTGGTTACAACAAATGGCTGAAAAATACGGATAA
- a CDS encoding DUF935 family protein, producing the protein MSTFQNIKNSIKGNVLKLLSDRDIIVEAAVRKSNSIEGRVQPHEKSLVAVDIQHWRAAILSALNNEDPDRIQLYQVYENILIDNHLSSIIESRILRVLGSPFKVINSDGEENTDLTKLLERSWFEQFIKHTLSSRFWGSTLIELVQGENGIEKAVLIPRENCNFKKKVIYLKPDDDKGISFDKVPLLNTIVEIGNFYNLGLLYKAAPIALAKKYALGSWSEYTEKFGVPFRWVTTDITNDTRATKLGEIMSAMGSAGWGVFKKGEEINVMDTPGTSAHQIFDALIERTNKEMSKLILGQTMTTDSGSSRSQAEVHKQVAEDRHLSDKIFIKNIINDSLLPRLNNLGVGNFEGYSFDWDTTEELSLIDLIDTVTKLSGSYEIDTEYITEKTGIPIIGIKSSSNNTQELSEDEKTSSKKKDKTVAFNFSIPVMQEDSCCGDTSEPLMESPTLKKIQEKLLKDVHSGVVKLSSQSYFDYLKEEYIKSLNEGFKAIKSLDYNKPDHTAKAFMEANISRFSAAKNLAMVNELNAVLNDSNSFNEFRTKAQPLLKQFNATHLKTEYEFARAVAQNASRYYRQQDNIEENPYYIYKTAADNRVRQSHEVLHNKVFSKKDSAVQAIYPPNGWGCRCEMVETFEVPKGQKLLSGSDAKELLQSSGIDNNGVSEWDRMKQGRFNVNRGDLKTVFDENKLYVKGNFEQTFNLKNNGLKQHANINKNQFKELKTKSTSRIEALEWFDKRVGDNDLNDSNNIRLTDFSDKPITINKKQFKQHLKDDRADYVSVIDELLNAPDEVYLVNQGNGKFGYRYVKFYKNKVMNAFVRLDKDKNLLDLRTWHPLDKAIDTKREGILVRKSNYK; encoded by the coding sequence ATGAGTACATTTCAAAATATAAAAAACAGCATTAAAGGTAACGTATTAAAATTATTATCTGATAGGGATATTATTGTTGAAGCTGCGGTTAGAAAATCCAATTCAATTGAAGGAAGAGTACAGCCACATGAAAAAAGTTTAGTCGCTGTAGATATTCAACATTGGAGGGCTGCAATATTATCAGCATTAAATAATGAGGACCCTGATAGGATACAGCTTTATCAAGTCTATGAAAATATATTAATAGACAACCACTTGTCAAGCATCATCGAATCACGTATTTTGCGTGTATTAGGTTCGCCTTTTAAAGTCATTAATAGTGATGGAGAAGAAAATACAGACCTCACTAAACTATTAGAACGTTCTTGGTTTGAACAGTTTATTAAACATACTCTTAGTTCTCGCTTTTGGGGTTCTACATTAATAGAGCTAGTACAAGGGGAAAATGGAATTGAAAAAGCAGTATTAATTCCTAGAGAGAATTGTAACTTTAAAAAGAAAGTAATCTATTTAAAGCCTGATGATGATAAAGGAATCTCATTTGATAAAGTGCCATTATTGAATACAATTGTAGAGATTGGCAACTTTTATAACTTAGGATTGTTGTATAAAGCAGCACCCATAGCATTAGCCAAAAAATATGCGTTAGGCTCTTGGAGTGAATACACAGAAAAGTTTGGGGTGCCTTTTCGTTGGGTAACTACAGACATAACCAACGATACTAGAGCTACGAAATTGGGGGAAATAATGAGCGCGATGGGAAGTGCTGGTTGGGGTGTTTTTAAAAAAGGAGAAGAAATCAATGTGATGGATACTCCAGGAACATCAGCACATCAAATATTTGATGCTTTAATTGAGCGTACAAATAAAGAAATGAGTAAGCTAATATTGGGGCAAACAATGACAACAGATTCAGGTAGTAGTCGTTCACAAGCAGAGGTCCACAAACAAGTTGCTGAAGATAGACACCTTTCAGATAAGATTTTTATTAAAAATATCATCAACGATTCTTTGTTGCCACGATTAAACAATTTAGGTGTAGGAAATTTCGAGGGGTATAGCTTTGATTGGGATACAACAGAGGAACTATCTTTAATTGACCTAATAGACACAGTAACCAAGTTAAGTGGAAGCTATGAAATTGACACTGAATACATCACCGAAAAAACAGGTATCCCAATAATAGGAATAAAAAGTTCAAGTAACAACACACAAGAATTATCAGAGGACGAAAAAACATCCTCAAAAAAAAAAGATAAAACAGTAGCTTTCAATTTCTCTATTCCTGTAATGCAAGAAGATAGTTGTTGCGGTGATACAAGCGAACCTTTAATGGAAAGTCCAACTCTAAAGAAAATCCAAGAAAAATTATTAAAAGATGTACATAGTGGAGTTGTAAAGCTGTCTAGTCAATCTTATTTCGATTACTTAAAAGAGGAATATATAAAAAGTTTAAACGAAGGTTTTAAAGCTATAAAATCATTAGACTATAATAAACCTGATCACACAGCAAAAGCTTTTATGGAAGCTAATATTAGTCGTTTTTCTGCTGCTAAAAACTTAGCAATGGTTAATGAATTAAACGCTGTTTTAAATGATTCTAATTCTTTTAATGAGTTTAGAACTAAAGCACAGCCTTTATTAAAACAATTTAACGCTACTCACTTAAAAACAGAGTATGAATTCGCAAGAGCTGTTGCTCAAAATGCTTCAAGGTATTATCGTCAACAAGATAATATAGAAGAGAATCCATATTATATTTATAAAACAGCTGCAGACAATAGAGTTCGACAATCTCACGAAGTATTGCATAATAAAGTTTTTAGTAAAAAAGATAGTGCAGTACAAGCTATTTACCCTCCAAATGGTTGGGGTTGTCGTTGTGAAATGGTAGAAACATTTGAAGTACCTAAAGGACAGAAGTTGCTATCAGGAAGTGATGCAAAGGAATTGTTACAAAGTAGCGGAATTGATAATAACGGAGTTAGTGAATGGGATAGAATGAAGCAGGGGCGTTTTAATGTGAATCGTGGGGATTTAAAAACTGTTTTTGATGAAAACAAACTTTATGTAAAAGGAAACTTTGAACAGACTTTTAACCTTAAAAATAATGGACTAAAACAACATGCTAACATTAATAAAAATCAATTTAAAGAATTGAAAACAAAGAGCACTTCAAGAATAGAAGCTTTAGAGTGGTTTGATAAACGTGTTGGAGATAACGACTTAAACGACAGTAATAATATTCGATTAACTGATTTTTCTGACAAACCGATTACCATCAATAAAAAACAATTTAAACAACATTTAAAAGATGATCGAGCAGACTATGTATCTGTAATTGATGAGTTATTAAATGCTCCTGATGAAGTTTACCTTGTTAATCAAGGTAATGGAAAGTTTGGTTATAGATATGTGAAATTTTATAAGAATAAGGTAATGAATGCTTTTGTTAGGCTGGATAAAGATAAAAACCTATTAGACCTTAGAACATGGCATCCGTTAGATAAAGCTATTGATACAAAAAGAGAAGGAATATTAGTAAGAAAGTCTAACTATAAATAG
- a CDS encoding DNA adenine methylase, translating into MMFRRLGNKSKYAKEIISKFPSHKVYYELFMGSGSIFFQKPKSQYSILNDLDSDVFNLFIIIKDSYQQLLLLLKVTPVNEELFYYWKKNKESDPVKQALRFLYLSSFSYLGKSDTFRLLHSDCSYKEKLEKLILFSSEQLKNTMVRNKDFRFFFSDIYVSDKHIGKADRFIYADPPYLETENNYNTPLWTKKDSFDLFNTLQETGMRFAMSEFRHPFILEEASKRKLNIISIKERRNIKNRKTEILITNYNSRQYELFK; encoded by the coding sequence ATGATGTTTAGACGTTTAGGAAATAAAAGCAAATATGCAAAGGAAATAATATCAAAATTTCCAAGTCATAAAGTCTATTATGAGTTGTTTATGGGGAGTGGCTCTATTTTTTTTCAAAAGCCAAAATCACAATACAGTATATTGAATGATTTAGATTCTGATGTTTTCAATCTATTTATTATTATAAAAGATTCTTACCAGCAATTGTTATTGTTATTAAAAGTAACTCCAGTTAATGAAGAACTTTTTTACTATTGGAAAAAAAACAAAGAATCAGATCCAGTGAAACAAGCATTAAGATTCCTTTATTTATCTTCATTTTCCTACTTAGGGAAATCTGATACATTTAGATTATTACATAGTGATTGTTCGTATAAAGAAAAGCTGGAGAAGTTAATTCTTTTTTCTTCAGAACAATTAAAAAATACAATGGTAAGGAATAAGGATTTTAGGTTTTTTTTTAGTGATATTTATGTAAGTGATAAACATATTGGAAAAGCAGACAGATTTATTTATGCTGACCCTCCTTATTTAGAAACAGAAAACAACTACAACACACCTCTCTGGACAAAGAAAGATAGTTTTGATTTATTTAATACTCTTCAAGAGACAGGTATGAGGTTTGCTATGAGTGAATTTAGACACCCTTTTATTTTAGAAGAAGCATCCAAAAGGAAACTAAACATCATATCTATAAAGGAGCGTAGAAATATTAAGAATAGAAAAACTGAGATTCTTATAACAAATTATAACAGCCGTCAATACGAACTATTTAAATAG
- a CDS encoding DUF2586 family protein: protein MSAFQGPKNKKKNGGLSRRNASTDGVMGILFGGIATSKIALGQVKKLIQPSDAEDLDLNAAYDANNGVLVYHHIKEFFRLSPNGTLYIMLVTQGTSLTNMCDVNNDNLKKLILDPLVNREAKSFGVVLNPDTTTYTPTITNGIDADATAAVVKAQELVDALKEDAIYVDSVLIEGRDAGGTISTMEDMRTKSSENISVIIASDPSIRALDNAYAKYAAVGAGLGMLSVRKVHENLGSVNIIEKPDTKKGDESYPLTDTTAGVWLTASLSNGTLISAINRTEQKVLEDKGYIFAGFYEAYAGIYFNDSPTAVELADDYAYIEMNRVWNKAARYVRRALTPKMKSTINVDSTTGFIAPSTIADWENAALKHTGQMLKDDEISGLSISIDPKQNVLSGNPIIIKISITPKGIAREIVNELGITNPFNA from the coding sequence ATGTCAGCATTTCAAGGTCCAAAAAACAAAAAAAAAAACGGAGGGTTATCAAGGCGTAACGCATCTACTGATGGAGTAATGGGTATCTTATTTGGTGGTATTGCCACCTCAAAGATTGCTTTAGGTCAAGTTAAAAAGTTAATTCAGCCAAGTGATGCGGAAGATTTAGATTTAAATGCCGCTTATGATGCAAATAATGGTGTATTAGTTTATCATCATATTAAAGAATTTTTCAGGCTCTCACCTAATGGAACTCTTTATATTATGTTAGTAACACAAGGAACATCACTTACTAATATGTGTGATGTTAATAATGATAATTTGAAAAAATTAATTTTAGACCCATTAGTTAATCGTGAAGCTAAATCTTTTGGTGTTGTACTAAACCCTGATACAACTACCTATACACCAACAATTACCAATGGAATAGATGCAGATGCAACCGCTGCTGTTGTTAAAGCACAAGAGTTAGTAGATGCTCTTAAAGAAGATGCAATCTATGTTGACTCTGTTTTAATTGAGGGTAGAGATGCTGGAGGTACAATATCAACGATGGAAGATATGCGTACAAAGTCGAGTGAAAATATATCTGTTATTATCGCATCTGACCCATCAATTAGAGCTTTAGATAATGCTTATGCTAAGTATGCAGCAGTAGGGGCTGGATTAGGGATGTTGAGCGTAAGAAAAGTTCATGAGAATTTAGGGTCAGTTAATATTATTGAAAAACCTGACACAAAGAAAGGGGACGAAAGCTATCCTTTAACTGACACAACAGCTGGCGTATGGCTAACGGCTTCTTTAAGTAATGGAACATTGATTTCAGCTATTAATAGAACAGAACAAAAAGTGTTAGAAGATAAGGGATATATTTTTGCTGGTTTTTATGAGGCTTACGCTGGAATATATTTTAATGATTCTCCTACAGCTGTAGAGTTAGCAGATGACTATGCTTATATTGAAATGAATCGTGTTTGGAATAAAGCTGCTCGTTATGTTAGACGTGCTTTAACTCCAAAGATGAAAAGTACAATAAATGTAGATTCCACAACTGGATTTATAGCCCCTAGCACAATAGCAGATTGGGAAAACGCAGCTTTAAAACATACAGGTCAAATGTTAAAAGATGATGAGATTAGCGGCTTATCTATATCTATTGATCCAAAGCAAAATGTGTTATCAGGTAATCCAATTATCATTAAGATAAGTATTACCCCTAAAGGAATTGCACGAGAAATTGTTAACGAATTAGGAATTACAAATCCATTTAATGCATAA
- a CDS encoding phage virion morphogenesis protein gives MANQFQAPDFNEASKAITKLTNKLPKQIGAIAEQFFKESFENQGFTNNTLIPWKGTNSGKANKFGKKSEGILINSGTLKRSISFAASKGYVEVSVDGDVVPYAKIHNEGGMVSFAITDKSRKFFWFMFSKTSDQMWKAMALTKKTSISFKMPKRQFIGKSAMLNKQIEGHILKGFKTVENELFNPKFK, from the coding sequence ATGGCAAACCAATTTCAAGCACCTGATTTTAATGAAGCTAGCAAAGCTATTACTAAGCTAACTAATAAACTACCCAAGCAAATAGGAGCAATAGCTGAACAGTTTTTTAAAGAAAGTTTCGAGAATCAAGGTTTTACTAATAACACATTAATTCCATGGAAAGGAACTAATTCAGGTAAGGCCAATAAGTTTGGAAAAAAGAGTGAGGGGATTTTAATTAACTCAGGAACTTTAAAAAGAAGTATCTCTTTTGCTGCTAGTAAAGGATATGTTGAAGTTTCTGTGGATGGCGATGTTGTTCCTTATGCTAAAATACATAATGAAGGAGGGATGGTTTCTTTTGCAATAACTGATAAAAGTAGAAAGTTCTTTTGGTTTATGTTTAGTAAAACTTCTGACCAAATGTGGAAGGCTATGGCTTTAACTAAAAAAACATCCATTTCATTTAAAATGCCTAAACGTCAATTTATTGGCAAGAGTGCTATGTTAAACAAACAGATTGAAGGACATATCCTAAAAGGATTTAAAACCGTAGAAAACGAACTATTTAACCCTAAATTTAAATAA
- a CDS encoding phage tail tape measure protein, whose translation MADVSTKWILNLVDKVTGPLKKMASQVEGTAKRFDGLAGSFDKIALKAIAFQQVNQTFSQLGDSIDQAINPGVNLQSSLKDLEAITGSTNEQLQVMETNARKLAKTYGGEASQGVEVYKLLLSQLGPSLADTPDVLNKMTENVFRLSKTMNGDTTGAVEVLTTAMNQYSVSLDNPIKAQEQLSLMMNAMSAGAKEGSAELPALKAAIQNVGGDAKRANLPFEVLVASIEQLDKSGKKGAEGGVALRNVLTTLSQGRFLPKDVQKELALAGVDINKLSDKSIGFTERLRELQKVSNDSALITKLFGKENQLAAAALIGNTDSIDKMTVAVTGTNTTVQQSETIMSSFSEKMGRLNAKFKDLGISLFNATEGFLPFVQGGIKGIGVLSQLAGAIEGVKLIMGGFWSSIMLVGRGLKWAGLQAFSFGKWVAISGFKALMASGRFILAALQGLGSFVLSLGSATVAQIGLNVAMTANPIGLIIVGIGAAIAAVVALVKYWDQITAVIWKFIKWIAKNNPFAWLIDIVDRIFPGFKQALKDFFSGIWDYLTGWASKLWEKMKAVWNSIKSLFGFGGDEEATITVKGDGEVTTDPKGEEVQETFQQKLERENALGASADANLFPESSIGSGAVSTVQQPTAAVGTTAGNAKSITMNLEITNHFTLSDNLDQKLEEIKEKMTQLFVDSGRDALVTLG comes from the coding sequence ATGGCTGATGTAAGTACAAAATGGATTCTTAACCTTGTTGATAAGGTAACTGGACCACTCAAAAAGATGGCTAGTCAAGTTGAAGGTACAGCCAAAAGATTTGATGGTTTAGCAGGCTCATTTGATAAAATAGCATTAAAGGCTATTGCTTTTCAGCAAGTTAACCAAACTTTTTCACAGTTAGGAGACAGTATCGACCAAGCTATTAATCCTGGTGTTAACTTACAAAGTAGTTTAAAAGATTTAGAAGCCATTACAGGTTCAACAAATGAGCAATTACAAGTAATGGAAACAAATGCCCGAAAGCTAGCCAAAACTTATGGTGGCGAAGCTTCCCAAGGTGTTGAAGTATATAAGTTGTTATTATCACAATTAGGTCCATCTTTAGCTGATACGCCTGATGTGTTAAATAAAATGACTGAAAATGTTTTTAGGCTTTCTAAAACAATGAATGGCGACACTACAGGTGCAGTTGAAGTATTGACAACAGCAATGAATCAATATAGTGTTAGTTTAGATAACCCAATAAAGGCACAAGAGCAATTATCGTTAATGATGAACGCTATGAGTGCTGGAGCAAAAGAAGGAAGTGCCGAACTTCCTGCTTTAAAAGCTGCCATTCAAAATGTCGGTGGAGATGCTAAAAGAGCAAACCTCCCTTTTGAAGTGCTTGTTGCTTCTATTGAACAACTAGATAAATCAGGTAAAAAAGGAGCTGAAGGAGGTGTTGCTCTTCGAAATGTATTGACAACTTTATCACAAGGAAGATTCTTGCCCAAAGATGTACAAAAGGAGTTAGCGCTTGCTGGTGTTGATATTAATAAGCTATCAGATAAGTCTATTGGATTTACTGAGCGTTTAAGAGAACTTCAAAAAGTTAGTAATGATAGTGCTTTAATTACCAAATTGTTTGGTAAGGAAAATCAGTTAGCAGCAGCTGCTTTAATAGGCAATACAGATTCAATTGATAAAATGACAGTAGCTGTTACTGGAACTAATACTACTGTTCAACAATCAGAAACAATTATGAGTTCGTTTTCTGAAAAAATGGGTCGCTTAAATGCTAAATTTAAGGATTTAGGTATTTCTCTATTCAATGCAACTGAGGGATTTTTACCATTTGTTCAAGGAGGAATTAAAGGTATTGGTGTCTTATCTCAATTAGCTGGAGCAATTGAAGGTGTAAAATTGATAATGGGTGGTTTTTGGAGTTCTATTATGTTAGTTGGTAGAGGTTTGAAATGGGCAGGTTTACAAGCTTTTAGCTTTGGTAAATGGGTTGCAATATCAGGATTTAAAGCATTAATGGCTTCAGGACGTTTTATATTAGCAGCTCTTCAAGGATTAGGTTCTTTTGTATTGAGTTTAGGAAGCGCAACTGTTGCGCAAATTGGATTAAATGTTGCAATGACAGCGAATCCAATCGGTTTAATTATTGTCGGAATTGGTGCTGCTATTGCAGCTGTTGTTGCATTAGTTAAATATTGGGACCAAATCACAGCCGTTATATGGAAATTCATTAAATGGATTGCTAAAAATAACCCTTTCGCTTGGTTAATAGATATAGTGGACAGAATATTCCCTGGATTCAAACAAGCTTTAAAAGATTTTTTCTCAGGTATTTGGGATTACTTGACTGGGTGGGCTTCAAAATTATGGGAAAAGATGAAAGCTGTTTGGAACTCCATTAAAAGTTTATTTGGATTTGGAGGTGATGAAGAGGCTACAATAACTGTTAAAGGTGATGGTGAAGTTACAACAGACCCTAAAGGCGAAGAGGTCCAAGAAACATTTCAACAAAAACTGGAAAGAGAAAATGCACTTGGTGCTTCAGCTGATGCTAATTTGTTCCCTGAATCATCAATTGGTAGTGGAGCAGTTAGTACAGTACAACAGCCTACAGCAGCAGTTGGTACCACAGCAGGGAATGCTAAGAGTATTACTATGAATTTAGAAATTACAAACCACTTTACACTATCTGATAACCTTGATCAAAAACTAGAAGAAATAAAAGAGAAGATGACACAACTATTTGTTGATTCAGGTAGAGATGCTTTAGTAACATTAGGATAA